One Weissella ceti DNA window includes the following coding sequences:
- the pstB gene encoding phosphate ABC transporter ATP-binding protein PstB, with protein MSDKILKTENVRLYYGEKEALHGINLDYDRYGITALIGPSGSGKSTYLRTINRMHDLTDYVTVNGTFTLEGQDIYAPTMDVVELRKKVGMVFQQPNPFPFSIYDNVSFGMRISGQTDKAILDEKVEMSLRQAAIWDEVKDDLHKSALSLSGGQQQRVSIARALATEPDILLLDEPTAALDPVSSHKVENTLLSLRDDYTMIIVTHSMSQASRISDRTAFFMNGDLIEADTTKKMFMNPARQETQDYISGRFG; from the coding sequence ATGAGCGATAAAATTTTAAAAACAGAAAATGTTCGTCTGTACTATGGTGAAAAGGAAGCCCTACACGGGATTAACCTTGATTACGATCGTTACGGAATTACTGCTTTGATCGGACCTTCAGGGTCTGGTAAGTCAACTTACTTGCGTACAATCAACCGTATGCACGACTTGACTGACTACGTGACTGTTAATGGAACATTTACTTTGGAAGGGCAAGATATCTATGCCCCAACAATGGACGTCGTTGAATTGCGTAAGAAGGTAGGAATGGTTTTCCAACAACCAAACCCATTCCCATTCTCAATTTACGATAACGTTTCATTTGGAATGCGTATTTCTGGTCAAACAGATAAGGCGATCTTGGACGAAAAGGTTGAAATGTCTTTGCGTCAAGCCGCTATCTGGGACGAAGTTAAGGACGACTTGCACAAGTCAGCCCTATCATTGTCTGGTGGACAACAACAACGTGTGTCAATTGCCCGTGCGCTAGCCACTGAACCTGACATCTTGTTGTTGGATGAACCAACAGCTGCGTTGGACCCAGTGTCATCACACAAGGTGGAAAACACATTGTTGTCACTTCGTGATGACTACACAATGATTATTGTGACACACTCAATGTCACAAGCGTCACGTATCTCAGATCGTACAGCATTCTTCATGAATGGTGATTTGATTGAAGCAGATACAACAAAGAAGATGTTTATGAACCCAGCACGTCAAGAAACACAAGATTACATTTCTGGACGTTTTGGATAA
- the pstB gene encoding phosphate ABC transporter ATP-binding protein PstB, with protein sequence MSENNLDYLNLDADQPTSNIYRMGENQEVALTTNGLKVFYGTKLALQDADLQFERFKITSLIGGSGSGKSTFLRSLNRMNDGVANVEGEIMYRGLDINSKDVDVYEMRRHIGMVFQRPNPFAKSIRENITFALKQHGIRDKEYLDEIVESSLKQAALWDEVKDDLDKSALALSGGQAQRLVIARAIAMKPDILLLDEPASALDPISSAKIEDTLLELKDKYTIVIVTHNMQQAARISDYTAFFHLGKVVEYDETRKIFTRPKVQLTIDYVNGNFG encoded by the coding sequence ATGAGTGAAAATAACTTAGATTACTTAAATCTTGATGCGGATCAACCAACAAGCAACATTTACCGCATGGGAGAAAACCAAGAAGTCGCCCTAACAACTAATGGGTTGAAGGTTTTCTACGGCACAAAGCTTGCATTGCAAGATGCTGATTTACAATTCGAACGTTTTAAGATTACATCACTAATTGGTGGTTCAGGATCAGGAAAGTCAACTTTCTTGCGTTCATTGAACCGTATGAATGATGGTGTAGCGAACGTTGAAGGTGAAATCATGTACCGTGGCTTGGACATCAACTCTAAGGATGTTGACGTCTACGAAATGCGTCGTCACATTGGAATGGTATTCCAACGTCCAAACCCATTCGCTAAGTCAATTCGCGAAAACATTACCTTTGCTTTGAAGCAACACGGTATTCGCGATAAGGAATACTTGGATGAAATTGTTGAATCATCATTGAAGCAAGCCGCTTTGTGGGATGAAGTTAAGGATGACTTGGATAAGTCAGCTTTGGCTTTGTCTGGTGGACAAGCTCAACGTTTGGTTATTGCCCGTGCAATTGCCATGAAGCCAGACATCCTATTGTTGGATGAACCTGCATCAGCGTTGGACCCAATCTCATCAGCTAAGATTGAAGATACGTTGCTTGAATTGAAGGACAAGTACACGATTGTTATCGTGACACACAACATGCAACAAGCAGCACGTATTTCTGACTACACAGCTTTCTTCCACTTGGGAAAGGTTGTTGAATACGACGAAACACGTAAGATCTTCACACGCCCTAAGGTGCAATTGACAATTGACTACGTCAACGGAAACTTTGGATAA
- the pstA gene encoding phosphate ABC transporter permease PstA, with translation MNAKRADKIATGVLYGISGFVIVILAALLGYILIQGLPHLSWKFLTSPSTGFSAGGGIGIQLFNSFYLLIITMMISFPIALGAGIYLNEYANPKSRMTGLIRTSIEILSSLPSVVVGLFGFLVFVVQFKLGFSILSGAIALTFFNLPLLTRSVEDSLRTVPDIQREAGAALGLSRWETVGHIILPAALPSIVTGLVLSAGRVFGEAAALIYTAGQSAPALNFGDWNPFNISSPLNIMRPAETLSVHIWKINSEGIMPDAAAVSAGASAVLIIAVLIFNFLARYLSNYLFKRLTATK, from the coding sequence ATGAACGCTAAACGTGCAGATAAGATTGCAACAGGTGTCCTTTATGGAATTTCTGGTTTCGTAATTGTGATTCTAGCTGCCTTGCTAGGATATATCTTAATTCAAGGATTACCACATTTGTCATGGAAGTTTTTGACATCACCATCAACTGGTTTCTCAGCCGGTGGTGGAATTGGAATCCAATTGTTTAACTCATTCTACCTACTAATTATTACCATGATGATTTCATTCCCAATTGCCTTGGGAGCTGGAATTTACTTGAATGAATATGCTAACCCTAAGAGCCGCATGACAGGTTTGATTCGTACATCAATCGAAATCTTGTCATCATTGCCATCAGTTGTTGTTGGTTTGTTTGGTTTCTTGGTATTCGTTGTTCAATTCAAGCTTGGTTTCTCAATCTTGTCAGGGGCGATTGCTTTGACATTCTTCAACTTGCCATTGTTGACACGTTCAGTTGAAGATTCATTGCGTACAGTACCTGACATTCAACGTGAAGCTGGGGCAGCCCTTGGATTGTCACGTTGGGAAACAGTTGGGCACATTATCTTGCCTGCTGCTTTGCCATCAATCGTGACAGGACTTGTTTTGTCAGCCGGACGTGTATTCGGTGAAGCCGCTGCATTGATTTACACAGCCGGACAATCAGCTCCTGCTTTGAACTTTGGAGATTGGAACCCATTCAATATCTCAAGTCCATTGAACATCATGCGTCCTGCTGAAACATTGTCAGTACACATCTGGAAGATTAATTCTGAAGGAATTATGCCAGATGCGGCTGCCGTTTCAGCCGGTGCTTCTGCAGTTCTTATCATTGCTGTCTTGATCTTTAATTTCTTAGCACGTTACCTAAGTAATTACCTATTCAAGCGTCTAACAGCAACCAAGTAA
- the pstC gene encoding phosphate ABC transporter permease subunit PstC, which produces MDEIRESLLKESKASRRDKFGRIVSLSALLLIVAVVVSIFYFVASKGLATFFSNNINIWDFLTGTKWAPGQKDANGVPFVGAAPMIVGSFLVTLLAALIATPFAIGTALFMTEISPKKGAKILGPVTELLVGIPSVVYGFIGLSVLVPFMRNTFGGSGFGILSGAMVLFVMILPTITSMTVDTLKAVPRHYRESALALGATRWQMIYKVILRGATPGILTAMVFGMARAFGEALAVQMVVGNAALMPHNLTSPAATLTSVLTQGIGNTVMGSLENNALWSLALILLLMSLFFNSVIRAIAKKGAM; this is translated from the coding sequence ATGGACGAAATTCGTGAGTCCTTGTTAAAGGAATCTAAAGCTAGTCGTCGTGATAAGTTTGGACGCATCGTATCATTGTCAGCATTGTTGTTGATTGTGGCCGTTGTTGTGTCAATCTTTTACTTCGTTGCTTCTAAGGGATTAGCAACTTTCTTTTCTAACAACATTAACATTTGGGATTTCCTAACTGGAACTAAGTGGGCCCCAGGACAAAAGGACGCTAATGGCGTACCATTTGTTGGTGCTGCACCAATGATCGTTGGATCATTCTTGGTAACACTACTGGCTGCTTTGATTGCAACACCATTTGCAATTGGGACTGCTTTGTTCATGACAGAAATCTCACCAAAGAAGGGTGCCAAGATTTTGGGACCTGTTACTGAATTGCTAGTTGGTATTCCATCTGTTGTTTATGGATTTATTGGACTATCAGTTTTGGTACCATTCATGCGTAACACTTTCGGTGGATCTGGATTTGGAATCTTGTCTGGGGCAATGGTTCTGTTTGTTATGATTTTGCCAACCATCACATCAATGACTGTTGATACATTAAAGGCTGTGCCACGTCACTACCGTGAATCAGCCTTGGCGCTTGGTGCAACTCGTTGGCAAATGATTTACAAGGTTATCTTGCGCGGTGCAACACCAGGTATCTTGACAGCCATGGTCTTTGGAATGGCGCGTGCCTTCGGTGAAGCTTTGGCCGTACAAATGGTGGTTGGTAACGCGGCTTTGATGCCACACAACCTAACATCACCAGCTGCTACTTTGACATCAGTTTTGACACAAGGTATCGGTAACACAGTTATGGGATCACTAGAAAACAACGCTTTGTGGAGTTTGGCATTGATCCTATTGTTGATGTCACTATTCTTTAACTCAGTTATTCGTGCCATTGCCAAGAAGGGAGCGATGTAA